TTTAGATTTTGATGTTTTAAGTAAATCATCAGCACTTTGAACTATTAATGAAACAGGTTTCCAGTATTCATCACCAACTACAATGGCACCTTCTATCTTTTTTACATGGAGAAGATGTTTTAAAAAGGCGGTTACTGCGCCGCCGTCCTGTCCTTCAGAGGATCCCCTTCCATAATAAAGATCTTTTTCAAATTTTTCCCTTAATTTTATTTGATATTTTCCTGATGAAACCCTTGGACAAACCTCAAAACACATTCCATGGCCGTTTCGTAGACATTCTTCTGTTAGTTGAGGTCTACCTTCAAAGGTAAGTATGTTATTTGGGCAGATTACAGTACATGTACCACATTTAGCGCACATATCACTTTCAACTATTTTTTCAAGTTTCCAGATATTTTCTTTATTTATCTGGCTTTTTGGATACATTTTGGCCAGTTTTTCGGGAGGTTCCATCATTAAAATTGCTTCACGAATTATAGTTTTATCAACTTCTACATTTTTTGCTGCTGCAATGGCATCTGCAATGTCTAAAATATGGGATTTAAGTTCTTCACCCACTTCTTTTTGCTGATTTGGACTCATATTCTTTGTTACTTTATCTATATAATTGTTAATGTACATTCAGTCACCTTTTTTAGAATCCATATTAATTTCAAATTGTTCAACATTCGTGTTTATTGATTTAAAAAATTCCAGCCAGTTTTTTCGAACTTCTCTGCCGTATTCTGTTATTTGATAATATTTCCGCGGTCTTGAATCTGCAGTGTCCCAACGGCTGGAAACCAGTTTTTCATTTTCGAGACGTTTAAGCAGGGGGTATAAAGTGCCTTCTTCAATTTTAAGCTCTGAATTTTTGAGGCTTTTAGTTATATCATACCCATAACGCTCTTTTTCGAGTAAACACATTACAGCAATCTGTATGGCTCCTCTCCTCATTTCAGTCTCGAATCTTTTGGATATGCGGCCCATTTTATATATTCCTCGCAATACTTTGTAGTACAATAATCTATGTGGTACATGATACTTGGTGCTACATAGTATATAAAAATATTGATGAAACTTAAGTTTTAAGACGAGTAATATTTTTTTAAAATCATAATTTCATGATTTTAATAGCTTTACAGCTAATTTGGATAAAATAATTGCTTAATTCAAGAATTAAATGCTTATTTTTCTTTATTTGTTGAAATTAGTTATAGATCTAATAATTTAAAGTAGGTGAATATTAACTGAATTTAGTTTGAGTTTTAGATGATATGAATTAAATTTTGAGGATTAGGACTAGACACAGTTATAATCAAAAAATATTATAAAAATAAAAAAGTTGTAATTATCAAATAGTTGTAATTTCGTGCTTGAATACTCTCCAGTAGTATTGTGCTGCGGTTAATTTTGTTTTAGCATAATTAACAGTTGTGCCTCCATCTACACCATCGTTCCAGTCTGTAATTTTAACGCTGTTTTTGGTGACTTTTGCAATGGTATCTATCTCATGGATTTCGATATAGTATTTGTTAGTTTTAGGGTTTTTTGTCCAGTAATTTATGTATATTTTTATGAAATTGTTGTTTATTTTGCCATTTTTTTGATATTGATACGCTTTCCATGTTATTTTTTCACATGCACTATATTGAATTGTGCCGTGGTCTACTACTTTTACCGCTGCTGCGGGTTCTGCAAACTGGAAACCAACAAGAACTACAAATAATGTTATTATAGCTGCAAGTATATTTTTATTCACGTTTTCACCCATTTATATCATATAATAATGTTTATTGCTACTTAAAAACTTAAATATATATCTATTTTTTTAAATGGTTACAATTATGTGTCTTAATGCTTCCCTGGTAATATTTTTAAGAGTTAAATTTGGTATTATCTTGAATAATGATTATTTATGGTTATACTTTTCTTTTTAACTCTGTAATTTGAAAATTAAAAAAAAATAATTTATTGAGTTACTGGTTTTTACTCGTACCAATTAAAGAGTTTTGCCCTGTAAACTCTCCAGTAGTATTGTGATGCAGTTAGTTTTGTTTTTTTGTAATTTAACGAGTAAACAGAAGGTTCTAGAATATCCTGCACATCTCTAATTTTTATGGTGTCTTTGCTTACTTTTGCAAGGGTGATGGTATTTTTGTATCCGTATGTGTATTTTGAGTCAAATTTCCAGCGGGTAACAACTACAGTTTTCACGAAATCGTTATTGTACTGGTACGTTGTCCATGTGTTTTGTCTCCACATACCCTGTGTTTTGTCCCATTTATAAGAAACACCGTGGTCTACTACTTTTGCTGCTGCTGCGGGTTCTGCAAACTGGAATCCAACAAAAACTGCAAATAAAACAGTTAAAACCATAATTGATTTTTTATCCATATTTTCACCTTTTTTACTTAGTCAAGACTTATTTTTTTCTCAAGGGGATTGGATAGGGTTTGATAGGGAGAGGCAACCCTATCCAACTGAATCTGGATTTAAATATGCATGTACCAATTTACATGTCAAAGTATAATGTAACATTTTAAATATATAAAGTTTTCTATTATTAAAAGATTTAGATTAAAATTAAAAGAGCCTTTAAAACCGTATTTTAATGGAATTAACTTATTAATACTAATTTTATTAAGTTATATTTGGTATATGCTGATTATTTGTATTTATCCTTTAAATTTTACCAAAAATACCTTAAACAAAGAATATGGTACTGTTATGTTGAATAGTGATCTTTATATTTTAATCCTCAAAATTCCTTCTAAAAACACAAATTTTAAATATATTAAATGTTACATTTTAATTTAAACATGAAAAGAATTAGCACTGTTTCAAAGGGGGAAGTTTTATTCAAGCTATAAAGTTAAGAAATAGAATTGATTTTGATAAAAGTGATATACCTACTGAAATTATCGAAAAAACCCTAAAATTAAATGAAAAATTTGAAATTGAGTTAGATATTTCCATTAATTGTGGCAATCACTGGGTTAAAATTTTTAATGATAATTATTTAAGAATAACTAAATTGGAACGAATTACTGGCCCTAAAATTGGTTCTTTCCTGGATAAAGAACGTATTATTTTTAAAACCCTTAAAACTGGAAAAACTAAGCTAATTTTTGTAGAAAACAGTAATTTAGGTCCCTATAAAGAAATAGTATACAATATTGATATCATAAATTAAGATACAATTTTAGACTCATATTGTAAATTAAATAGTTTTTAAGAGGGCATAAAAATTAATTTGTAAGTATGGTGTATACTTTATGGGTGTAACGAAAAAAATAGCCAGGAATACATTTTTTTTGGTTATAGCCAGTATTATAAGTTATGTGGCCTATTTTTTTGCTTTAATGTACATGGCAAGATATCTGGGACCTGAAGAATTTGGAATTTTATCCATTGCAATTGCATTTACTGGATTATTTGGAATTTTCACAGATTTAGGACTTGGAATGCTAACCGTGCGGGAAGTATCAAAGGATAAAAAATTAGCAGCTAAATATATTGGAAATATTATACCTATGAAAGCTGTTTTTTCAGTTATTGCTCTTATCTATA
This Methanobacterium bryantii DNA region includes the following protein-coding sequences:
- a CDS encoding PadR family transcriptional regulator, translating into MGRISKRFETEMRRGAIQIAVMCLLEKERYGYDITKSLKNSELKIEEGTLYPLLKRLENEKLVSSRWDTADSRPRKYYQITEYGREVRKNWLEFFKSINTNVEQFEINMDSKKGD